TGACGGATGTGCAGATACCGGCGTTTCGCGCTTTAAGCACGACGCCGGAGTCATATGCGGCTTTGTATTCGATGCCGGTCGCGACGATCGGCTGTTCGGTGACGAGCAGCGGGACGGCCTGACCCTGCATGTTCGAGCCCATCAGGGCGCGGTTGGCGTCGTCGTTTTCAAGGAAAGGGATCATCGCGGTCGCGACGGAGACGACCATCTTCGGCGAGACATCCATATAGTCGATCTTATCGCGTTCGATCTCGAGGATCTGATCGCGGTAACGGGCGTTGACACGGGGATTGACGAAGCGTCTTTCCTCATCCAGCGGCTCGTTGGCCTGCGCTACAATGTAATTGTTTTCGGTATCTGCGGACATGTATTCGACGGTTTCAGTGACTTTTTTCGTGGCTTTGTCGACTTTCAGATAAGGTGCTTCGATGAAACCGTATTCGTTGATTTTCGCAAAAGTCGCCAGATAGGAGATCAGACCGATGTTGCTGCCTTCTGGGGTCTCGATCGGGCACATTCTGCCATAATGCGAATAGTGGACGTCACGGACTTCAAAAGAGGCGCGGTCACGAGAAAGACCGCCCGGTCCGAGTGCCGAGAGGCGGCGTTTGTGTTTTAATTCCGCAAGCGGGTTAGCCTGATCCATGAATTGCGAAAGAGGCGAAGAGCCGAAAAACTCCTTAATCGCGGCAGATACGGGTCGGATCGAGAGCAGGCTCTGGGGTGTGACGGTCTCGCTGTCGGCCAGCTGCAGGGTCATGCGCTCTTTAATGATGCGCTCCATGCGGGCAAAGCCGATACGGAACTGGTTTTGCAGCAGTTCGCCGACCGAACGGATGCGGCGGTTGCCGAGATGATCGATGTCGTCAATAATGCCGACGCCGCTTGCAAGACCGTTGAGGTAGTTGATGGACGCTAAAATATCCTCAAACATCATGTGTCTGGGGATCAGATCGTTCAGGCGCTCATATAGTTCCTGTTTCAGCGCATCACGGTCGAGCTCCTTGTCCAAAATCTCGCGAAGCAGCGGAAAATAGACCTTTTCGTAGATGCCGATTTCCCTGATCTCATCTTCGGTCAGATCGACAAAGCCGCGGATGTCCACCATCTTATTGGTGAAGACGACGACTTTTTTGTCCTCGACAGAGAGCAGTACGCGGTCGATACCGCGGTCTTCCAAAAACTTGGCGCGCTCGCGGGTCAGGGTCTCGCCGGCTTCGGCGAGGATCTCGCCGGTCATCGGATCGGCGGCCGGTTCGGCAAGGATTTTACCGACAATGCGGTCGCAAAGCGCAAGCTTTTTATTATATTTGAATCGTCCGAAGCGGGCAGTGTCATATTTGCGGGGGTCAAAAAATTGGCCGTTGACAAGCGAATAAGCCGAATCGACCGTCGGCGGCTCGCCCGGGCGCAGTTTGCGGTAGACCTCGAGCAGCGCTTCTTCGGTATTGCGAGTTCCGTCTTTTTGCAGGGTGGATTCGATGCGGTCATCCTCGCCGAACAAGCCCTTGATGGCATCGGTCTCGGGAATGCCGAGTGCGCGAACGAGACAAGTCATCGGAAGTTTGCGGTTTTTGTCGATGCGGACATAGAACGTGTCCGAGGTATCGGTCTCATATTCGACCCAGGCGCCGCGGTTCGGTATGATGGTAGCCGAATAGAGCGGTTTGCCGCTCTTGTCGTAAGCCATGTCGAAGTACACGCCCGGCGAGCGGACGAGCTGCGAGATGATCACGCGCTCCGCGCCGTTGATGATGAAAGTTCCGCTTTCGGTCATCAGCGGGAGATCGCAGATAAAGATGTCGTGCTCGTTGATCTCGCCGGTGGTCTTGTTGTGCAGGCGGGTTTTGACGAACAGACGGGTGGTGTAGCTGACGTCGCGTTCTTTGCACTCGGCGACGGAATATTTGGGTTCCTTGTCGGTGCGGAAGTCGATGTAATCCAGCGTCAGATTATTGTTATAATCCGAGATTTGAGAGGCGTCGCGCAGGACTTCTTTCAGCCCTTCGCGCATGAACCACTCGTAGGAGTCGCGCTGAACTTCGATGAGGTTGGGCATCTCGGCCACCTCGTTGATGCGTGAGAAACTCTTGCGCTCGGTTTTTCCGAGCATCACAGGTTTCACGTTGACCACTGATGTATCACTCCGTTTTTATAAAATCGGCCGCCACCGAATCCGGCGACCTGAGTTGTCAAAGTAAAGAGGTTAAATTTTTCCCGTTTGGTGAATCCGGAACTTGTTTTTACGAACTTTTGCCGCTTTCCGACACTTGTCCGAGCTGCACCGGGAAGTCCTATCCGCTTTTAGCGGCATACCGTCCCATGATAAGCGTTAGAGTATTATACTATTGTTTGCAACCCATGTCAAGAAAATTTTTAAATATTTATTATGTTTTTTTAATTTACCTTTCATGTATTTTATGCTAAGATGGTAAATATTGTACTTGGTCTGATTATTGGCTGAAACCAATTCTTTCATACAGGAGTAGCTACATGAAAATCCTTGTCACAGGCGGAGCCGGTTTTATCGGCTCAAATATGGTCAACGTTTTAGAGCAGAACGGCCACGAAGTGGTCGTCATCGATAACCTTTCGACGGGCAAAATCGAAAACCTTAAAACAATTCTTCCGTTCACCAAGTTTTATCTTCAGGATATCCGCAACCCTGAAATTAAAAAGCTGTTCGAGCTCGAGCGCCCAGAGATCGTCGTCCATTTTGCCGCGCAGGCCTCGGTCATTGATTCGGTCAAAGACCCGATGTTGGACGAAGACATCAATCTGAAAGGCATATTGAACCTGATTCTCTCCGGCCTCCAAACCGGGTTGAAAAAATTTATCTTTATCTCCACCGGCGGGGCGATTTACGGCGATGCCGACCAAGTTCCCACCGCCGAGACCTATCTGCCCGATGCCGTCTCCCCGTATGCACTAACCAAAAAAACCTCTGAGAATTACCTCGCCGTTTTTCATAAACTCTATTCGTTCAATTATACGGTCCTGCGCCTCGCCAATGTCTACGGCCCACGCCAAATACCGAAAGGCGAGTGCGGCGTGGTTCCGATCTTTTTCGATAAATGCTTAAAAAACGAGGACGCCGCCCTGCTGACTTATCCGGATATGCCGGACGGCACCTATCGGGATTATGTCTATGTCGGCGACGTCTGCGCCGCGGTCTTAAAGTGTCTTGACCAGGGAGATAACGACATTTTCAACATCGGCACCGGTGTACAACTCTCCATGCGCGAGATTTTCGAAGAGATCAAAGCTATTACCGGATCAACCAACAAACTAATTACAAAAGGTCCTCGCCTCGGCGATGTCCGAAAGAGTGCGCTGGATTGCCGCAAAGCAAAACAAATCCTCGATTGGCAGCCCAAGGTCTCTTTTTCCGAAGGTTTAAGTCTCACTTACCAATATTTATAAGACCTGTAAAGAAAAAAGGCATATTTTCTTGCATTTCAACACAGATCATGTTATTGTGTAAATATATGGATGATCGTTGAAAGCAGGGATGACATGAACAAAAGGATTAATTTCTCCTTCCTCGTCTTGATCTCGGGATTGGCTTTTTGCCTTCTCTTTGGTTGTTCCGATTTGCCGGAAAGCAATTCTTCCCGAATCAGCCAGACCTCTTCATCATATTTCATAACTTCTCATGCTTTTTCGTTTCCACCCGTCTCGTGGGGAAAGACTTCATCCATACCCTCCGCTGTTTCGGAACCCCTCCCTCCGGAACTGTTATTGAAGTTCGCGGTTACCGGTTTTAATACACATTCGATTCCGATTGGTTTGTATTATTATTACTACTCAGAAGGCCACCCGCCAGCGGATTTTATGACCAATTTTCGCAGTATTTCGGCTTGTTATGCCGCCATTGCCGCCGCCGATAAATTTAATCGCACTCGCTCTTATGAGCGTCCTTACGATCTCGCTTTTGCACCTTGGTCAGACGAATTGGCCAAATCCTTTGAGACTGGCGATTTTACCTTAGGTAAGGTGCCCGTTGCTAAGGACGCAGTGATCTTCGTAACCCGGACCAAGGAACCCAAAGAACAACCACAATTCAACCTGACGAGCGAACAGATTCATGCTCTATTCTTCGAAGGTAAGACGGTCTATGTCAACGACGAGGGCGTCCAAAGACGGCTTGTGCCTGTGGGCGGATATTCTCAAACCGAAATCCCGGAATTGCTTGATATCCATTATGAGACCTTCCCCGACACCGTCATCAGCGATTTCGGCGAATTGGATAACCCAGCGACCGTCGACGTTGGAGATGATAGCGTTGTCTTGATTTGGCCGGCCTATTATATCCGCGGAACCCGAGGCCCTGCCGGTCTAAACGGCGTAATCGCTTCAATCGACGGAATCACACCGGACATCGACAATATCATTAACGATACTTATGCCTATTCCATCACCTACTATGCGATTTTCGACTCAGCCAACGCCGAGGCCAAAGCGCTTGCCGAACTGCTCGGCAGCGAAAAGGGACAAAAAGAGATCATTCCCAACAGCGCTGCCATTGCCAATCTGAACGGCGAATCATCTCACCTTTAACTTTTAATTATGAAAACCGAGCGCCGTATAACAACCGGTGTCCGTTTTCATTCCGCACTTGAAAGTTCCCCCAATTCATGCTAAACTAAGACAAATTGAATGATAAAGGCGTTGAAGAGAACCAGTAAGCAAGTTTTGTTCGTATTCAGAGAGAAGGCGGCCGGTGAGAGCCCTTCATGAACAACTGCCGAACCCGTCTCGGAGCCGCTGCGCGAAACAAGCGCTGCCGGGTTCTCCCGTCACAGAGAAAAGAGGTGACCGCCCTATATGCGGTCACGAATTAGGTGGTACCGCGACATTGTTCGCCCTAAGCATTGACTTGGGGCGTTTTTGTTTATATGAAGGAGGAAACGCCATGAAACTCGAAAAACTGGTCGGAGACCGATACAAGGAGCGGCCCAACGGCTGCACCGCCGAAAGCCACGCACTCATGCTGCGCGGCGGTTATATGAAAGCCGTCGCAAGCGGTATCTATTCGGCATATCCGCCGTTACGCAGAATCACCCGCAAAATTGAGACCATCATCCGCGAGGAGATGGACGTTATCGGCGGTCAGGAGGTCACTTTCCCGGTCGTGATGCCCGCCTCGCTTTGGCAGGAGTCGGGCCGGTACGACAGCATCGGTGCGGAGATGGGGCGTTTTTGCGACCGCAGCGGCGCGGGGCTGGTGCTCGGCATGACCCATGAAGAGACCGCCGTCCAACTGGTGCGCGAATACGCCAACAGTTATACCAAATATCCGTTCATGATCTATCAGATTCAAACCAAATTCCGAGACGAAGCGCGCCCACGCGGCGGCTTAATCCGCGTGCGTGAGTTCACGATGAAAGACGCCTACTCCTTTCATACATCACAAGCCGACCTTGAAGAATTTTACGCCGCCTGCCATAAGGCGTATGAAAACATCTACCGCCGTGTCGGGCTGCCGGTCATCTCCGTCGCTGCGGACTCCGGCATGATGGGCGGCAGTATCTCACACGAGTTTATGTTTTTGACCCCCATCGGCGAAGACAGCATCGTGCTCTGTGACAACTGCGATTACAGCGCCAACCGCGAGGCGGCGGAATGCATCATTCAAAACGCCCCCGACCCGGTTTCGGAGAAACTGAAACCCATCCACACTCCCGGTGCGAAAACCATCGAAGATGTCTGCGCTTTTTTGAACCTGCCGAAAGAAAAGAGCTGTAAGGCAGTCGTTTATCAGTGTGAGGACGGCTCGCTCGTCGTGCTGTTTTTGCGCGGCGATATCGAAGTCAACGAGACCAAGCTGAGCAATTTTCTCGGCTGCGAAATCCGCCCCGCCGCGCTCGATGAAAACAACGCTCTCGCCGCCGGATACATCGGTCCTTACGGCTTAGCAGGTGATTGCACGGTGCTGTTCGACCGCTCTCTGATGAACACAAACAACCTCTGCTGCGGCGCAAACAAGCCCGAATACCACTATATCGGCCTCGACCTCGCCCGCGACCTCGGCACACCGGAATATCATGATTTCGCCAAAGCGATTGAAGGCGGCATCTGCCCCAAGTGCGGTCGAAAGACGCTCAAACTGTCCCGCGGTATCGAGGTCGGAAACATCTTTCAACTCGGCGACAAATACACCGAGACCATGGGCATGACTTACCTCGATCAAAACGGCGAGACAAAAACCCCGGTCATGGGCTGTTACGGTATCGGTGTCGGGCGGCTTGCCGCCTCGATCTGTGAGGCTCACCATGACGATTACGGCCCGATCTGGCCGCTTTCGGTCGCCCCGTGGCAGGTGCATCTCTGCGCCGTCCGCCCTGACGATCCAGCAGTTCGCAAAACCGCAGACGATCTTTATCAAGCCTTGCAAAACGCAGCCATCGAAGTGATTTACGACGACCGCCCGGTCAGCGCCGGAGCGATGTTCGCCGATGCCGATCTGCTAGGAGTTCCGCTGCGCGTCATCGTCAGCCCGCGCAATCTGCAAAACAACTGCGTCGAGCTGGTCACCCGCGACAAATCCCAACGCGTCACCCCGCCCGTCGAAGAAGCGGTTGAGACAATTCAGAACACCCTAAATAAATTGAAATAAACGATCTTTCACTTCTTACTCCATTTCTAAAGATTACTGTGCCGTAGTGCATCGGATTACATTCCGTAAAAAAACGGGCGGATAAACCGCCCGTTGATTTTTCAATTTCATGGATTTTTATGCTATACTGATTCCTGCCGGCCTGATATGAACATTGGCACAACCCGGAATCTATGCCCCGATCATTTTCTGTCTAGCGGCTGTCCGGTTTATTAAATCTATCCGGATTCAGCGTCGGAGCGAGCAGCATAGCCATCCAGATTCTCGCGTGGGCGTACTCGTCGCCCAGAATCGAGGTCAGAAGATACCTGATTTCATCATTCGGCGCGCAGATGGCGAGGCCGGCGTAGCGGGTGATGGCACCCAGTTCACCGTCAATTGCGGTCCTCACGTCAGCCGCAAAATTTCCGGTTGCTGACGGGCAATTCGGCGGGGTTGCAACCGGCGGCGGACAAATTCCCAACAGGGAGGCCTGTATGCGGGCATGACCGTACTCATCACCGACGATGCTGGTGATGAGTTCTTTCAGGATCGGGGTAGGCGCTTCATTTGCGATTTGCGCATAAAAGCCCGCATCGCAAATTTCGTCCAGAATAGACTCTTCGAGTTGACCCCGATAGTTTTGGCACAATTCAGTCGGACACATATTGATGACCCTTCTTTGTTATTTTTGCAAGGGAAGCGGCTGCCGCACCTTTCATAACAGGCACATGCAGTCCGCTATACAATATGTCAGATCGATTCAATACGTGTTATCGTTATTGACGGAAGTTCGTATCGTAATATTTACGATACGTAATATGTTCTAATTTTATCCCACGGGTATAATAATTATCTCCAAATCATTCTCATCCCGGTCCACCCGTTATCCGAGCGGCTGGTCTCGATGATAAACCCTTGTGCTTCAGCGGCTTTGGATACTCCGTCTGCATATCGATTAATGATTCCGCTGGTGATAAAAATTCCGCCCTTTTTAATTAGTTTCTTTACAGTCGGTAGAATCGCGATGATCACATCGGCCACGATGTTGGCAGCGACAATGTCAAATCCATTTCCGTATGATTCATCCGCCCCGCCTTGCTTTGCTTCGAAACGGTTTCCTAACCCGTTCAGTTCTGCATTATAGCGGCTCATTTTCACCGCAGCGGGGTCGATGTCAAAAGCGCGGGCTTCTTTTGCCCCCGCAAGCAGCGCGCCGATGGCCAAAATCCCGCTTCCGGTGCCGATATCGAGAAACCGTTCACCGCCTTTGACGCTTTCGCCGACCATTTCAAGGCACAGCCGCGTACTTTCGTGGGTTCCGGTGCCGAACGCCATGCCCGGATCGAGGGTTAATATGATCTCGCCGTCTTTTTTCTCATATTCCTCCCAGCAGGGCACGACTTTAAATTTGCCCGCCGTTACCGCGTGGTAATACTTTTTCCACGCCTCGCTCCAGTCATCCTCGACAATCTCGCGCTCACCGAAAGCAAAGCCGACGCCCGCATCGGAGAGGAGCGTTTTCAACTGCTCCTTCTTCTCTTCAATGTTTGCATCGGTATTAAAGTATAAATGAATCACAGCATGTTTGCGGTCTTTTTTCAAGAGCTCTTCGTCAATCAGCTTCATACCGGTGATTTGAAAGCACCCCTGCTCGAGGTCGGAATAGTCTTCGACATAAATCCCGCTGTCGGCGACCGCAACGGCGATATCCTGTGCGGTCTCAAGGTCTTTTTGCGCCACGGTCACGGTGATTTCAAAAAGCTGCATTTAATTAATCCTTTCGAATAGAGTATGACATACTGAGCGGCGAGGAGTTCGTCTAACCTCCCGTAATGCCGTTAACGGTATGATGTTACCGGGAGAGGGACCACCGTAGGCGGTGGAGAGGTTCCGGACTCACTGCTTCAATGACACTCTTATTTCCACTTTTTCTTCTTGTCTTTATCCGCCTGCGTGACGCCGCTGTCGAATTGCCGCAGCAGTTCCTGCTGCTGCGTGGTCAGCCTGGTCGGCACTTCGATGTTGAGCTTGATGTAGAGCGAACCCTTCCCGCGTCCGTGAACATCTGGAATACCCTTGTCTTTTACACGGAAGGTGTGCCCGAATTGGGTCCCTGCGGGAATTTTGAGCGAGATTTTCCCGTCAAGCGTCGGAACCATGACCTCCGCGCCGAGCGCCGCTTGCGCAAACGTGATGGTCAGCTCCTCCCAGAGGTCATTTCCGTCACGTTCGAAAATCGGATGCGGTCTGACAGACACGACAATCAAAAGATCGCCCGCCGGACCGCCGTTTGCGCCTGAATTTCCCTGCCCCCGAACCGTTACAACAGAGCCGTTGTCAACTCCGGCGGGGATATCCACCGAGATTTTATGAGTGCGCCGGATTCTGCCCTGACCGTTACACTTGGAACAGGGTTTTTCGATGGTCTTTCCGGTGCCGTTACACGAAGGGCAGGCTTTTGCGGTTTGTACCACCCCGAACGGAGTCTGCTGGGTGATGCGCACCTGGCCTCTTCCGCCGCACTGTGCACAAGTTTTCGGAGATGTCCCCGGCGCAGCGCCGGTACCTGCGCACTGGTCGCAGGCCTCGACTTTGCTGAACTCAACAGTTTTATTGCTGCCGGAAGCCGCCTCCTCAAAGGAGAGCATCACATGGGCCTCGATGTCGTTCCCGCGCATCGGGCCGCTCTGCGTCCTCCGGTTTCCGCCTCCGCCGAACCCGCCGAATCCGCCGAAAAAGCTCTCGAAGATGTCGCCGAGGTCGCCGTTAAAACTGCCCGCGCCGCCGGCAAACGGGTTATACCCACCCTGTCCGGCGCCGTAGTTCGGATCAACGCCCGCATGCCCGTATTGGTCATAACGCGCGCGTTTGTCCTTGTCGGACAAGATCTCATAAGCCTCGTTGATCTCCTTGAACTTCGACTCAGCGGTCTTGTCTCCGGGGTTCAGGTCGGGGTGATATTTTTTGGCGGCCTGCCGATAAGCCTTTTTTATGTCCTCATCGGACGCGCCTTTCTGCACGCCGAGAACTTCATAGAAATCCCGTTTGTCAGCCATGTTACGCTCCGTTACTCATATATGCCGCAGACCTTCCGGTCTGCGGCATAATTTATTTTATGATGAATGCTTATTTTTTACTGTCGTCGGTGACATCTTTATAATTGGCATCGTCGACAGTCCCGTCCCCGCCGTGCGGATTTCCGGCGTGCGAGGCATCGCCGTATGGGTTACCGCCCTGCGGTCCCTGATCGGCAGTGCCCTGTTGGTTCTGCTGTGTCTTTGCGGCTTCCTGATAGATGCGGGTTGAGACCTCATAGAACTTTTTCTGCAGTTCCTCGGTCGCTGCCTTGATCTTGTCGTTGTCCTCGCCTTTCAGTGTTTCTTTCAACGCATCAAGTTTTTCGTTCAGTGCTTTCTTTTCATCTTCGGTCAGCTTGTCGCCGAGTTCCTTGATGGTATTTTCGGTCTGATAAACAGCTTGTTCGCCGGCGTTTTTGATATCGATTGCCTCGCGGCGCTTCTTGTCCTGTTCGGCGAACATCTCGGCCTCTTTAACGGCTTTTTCGATGTCGGACTTAGACATATTGGTCGAGGACGTAATCGTCACCTGCTGCTGTTTGCCGGTGCCTAAATCTTTTGCCGAGACGTTGACAATACCGTTTGCGTCGATGTCGAACGTGACCTCGATCTGCGGTACACCTCTCGGAGCCGGTGCGATGCCGTCGAGATGGAATCTGCCCATGCTCTTGTTGTCGGCCGCCATCGGGCGCTCACCCTGCAGGACGTTGACTTCAACCGAAGTCTGGCCGTCTGCCGCCGTCGAGAAGATCTGGCTGCGCTTGACCGGAATCGTCGTGTTGCGTTCGATGAGCGGAGTGCAGACGCCGCCCATGGTCTCAATGCCGAGGGTCAGCGGAGTGACGTCGAGCAAAACCATACCCTTGACGTCGCCGGTCAGAACGCCGGCTTGAATGGATGCGCCGACCGCGACGCACTCGTCGGGGTTGATGCCTTTGAATGGCTCGGTGCCCATAAAGGATTTGACCAGATCGATGACTGCCGGGATACGGGTGGAACCGCCGACCATCAGTACCTTATGGATATCGGAGGGTTTTAAGCTCGCATCGGACAGCGCTTGCTTCATCGGACCCATGGTCTTGTCAAACAGATCGCTGTTCAGTTCGTTGAACTTGGCTCTGGTCAAAGTCAGATCGAGGTGTTTCGGGCCGGTCGCATCCGCCGTGATAAACGGCAGATTGATGTTGGATGTGGTCAGGCCTGAAAGTTCGATCTTGGCCTTTTCGGCGGCTTCTTTGAGCCGCTGCATTGCCATCTTATCACCCGACAGATCAATTCCGCTCTCACGTTTGAATTCTGCTACCATCCAGTTCATCACGCGTTCGTCGAAGTCGTCGCCGCCGAGACGGTTGTTGCCCGCAGTGGCCAAAACTTCCTGAACACCGTCGCCCATCTCGATGATTGAGACATCGAAGGTGCCGCCGCCGAGGTCATAGACCATGACTTTTTGGTCGTTTTCTTTATCGATGCCGTAGGCAAGTGCCGCGGCTGTCGGTTCGTTGATGATGCGCTTGACCTCAAGGCCGGCGATTCTGCCCGCATCTTTGGTGGCCTGGCGCTGTGCGTCGGTGAAGTAGGCCGGAACGGTGATGACCGCTTCGGTCACCTTGCCGCCGAGATAGGCTTCCGCATCGGTTTTGAGCTTTGTCAGAATCATTGCGGAGATCTCTTGCGGGGTATATTTTTTGCCGTCGATGTCGACGGTATAATCGCTGCCCATTTTACGTTTGATCGAGCTGATTGTGCGGTCAGGGTTCGAAATAGCCTGCCGCTTTGCGACTTGGCCGACCATGCGCTCGCCGGTTTTGGAGAAAGCGACGACCGACGGTGTCGTGCGCGCACCTTCGGCGTTGGCGATGACGACGGGCTCTCCGCCTTCCATGACCGCCACGCAGGAATTGGTTGTACCAAGGTCAATACCGATAACTTTTGACATAAATGTTGCCTCCCATGTAATTTTGAGTTGTTTATAAATTATTGATTGGTGACAGCGACTTGGGCGTGACGGATCACACGGTCGCCGATTTTATAGCCCTTTGCCAGTACGCAGCCCACGCAGCCCTCGGGCAGCTCGGGATTTTGCGTCTGCATCACGGCGTTGTGGAAGTTCGGGTCGAGCGGATCGCCGATTTTGGTCTCGATCTCGCCGACGCCGAGAGAATTCAATGCATCGCAGAATTGTTTCAGCGTCATCTCGACGCCCTTTTGAATCTGTGCGGCGTCACCGCCCGCAG
This window of the Oscillospiraceae bacterium genome carries:
- the grpE gene encoding nucleotide exchange factor GrpE; this encodes MDEEKVTPEEKAEEDTHKHLKKSSKQAEIDKLTAELAEAKDMLLRTAAEFDNYKKRTTREKEAIYSEVTAMTVGKMIPVLDNLERASSAGGDAAQIQKGVEMTLKQFCDALNSLGVGEIETKIGDPLDPNFHNAVMQTQNPELPEGCVGCVLAKGYKIGDRVIRHAQVAVTNQ